In the Balaenoptera musculus isolate JJ_BM4_2016_0621 chromosome 2, mBalMus1.pri.v3, whole genome shotgun sequence genome, gcttagtcgctccgcggcatgtgggatcttcccagaccagggctcgaacgtgtcccctgcattggcaggcagattctcaaccactgcgccaccagggaagcccggtgggTTGGTTTTTATAAATGTCTTTCGCTGTGTCTCCATTCACTGATACCAATAAATTGTAACTGAGGTGAAAGGTCACTGAAGTTAAAACTAACTTAATCATCTTACCAAAGGGAAGTGTAGGAAACCTAACCCATTTTCCGGGTCAGAATTTTGGGCTCCATCCGCCTCTTGCATTTACATACACCTGTATGGAGAGAACCcaattggcaaatatttattgacttcctatcacatgccaggccctgctctgagTGCTGGAGAGAGAGTTTGGAACCTCAGTATGGGTGTCAGCATAAAAACTCGAAGAGGGACAGGGCAGAATCACGTAACAAGTCAATGCAATGAGAGTCACAGGCACCGAAATTGGAGAGCTCAGGGGTGTGGTGGGCGGGGTCACGTCTGCCAGGCAAGTGCAGGGAAGACCTCACGAAGGGAGTGGTACCCAGGCTGAGTCTTCAAAGATGTTCAGGTGTGCCTTGGGCAGACAGGGCAGCCCAGCAAtccagaagaggaagcagagtgaGCAGAGAGACGAGGCCCAGCAGGGCACATTGAGGGGAGCTGCCAGGGGGCCAGGATGGTCAAGGGCATAGAGGTGTGGTGACGAGGGCAAGGCCAGGCATGAACGTGAGGTTCCACAGAGGCCCCCATCAGGAAGACCTCATCTGCCCTCCAAGGACTGTGGCCTCCTTAGGGGGATGGGGGAGCCCCGGAGGGTTTAAGCTAGGTAGTGACAGGCTCAGTTCTTTGCTGTGGAAGGACGCTCACTCTGGCTACAACATGGAGGATGGAGTAGCGGGAAGCAGGGCCAGAGGGAGCTTGGGGCACCAGGAAGGGGGCTTTTGCAGTGTCGGGCAGGGATTTGAACTAGGCCAGGGCAGGGGGGTCGGGGCTGGGAAAAGTTGAGAAGGGCTTGGTTCCCAAACGGCTCTAAGGGATTCGAAGGAAGAAGAGTCTTGGTCGACTCCTAGGTTTTTGGGTTGGGTGACACCGAGTGGATGGCAGTGCTACTCACAACGAGGAAACACACCTGTGGAACCAGCACCCTGATCaagggaggcaggtgggggacTTGAGTTCTGAACATGCAAGTTTGAGGCTCTAGGAACAAGGGCAGGAGGTGAGTAAGTTGCAGGAAGAAGCCAGTAGAGAGGGATAGACTGGAAATCGAGAGAGGAAATAGCAGATGAGCAAGGTCCTGAGTCCTGGAGGGAGGTGGAGGCAAGTGACTGGTGGAGGTAGATGACTATTAAACCGAAAGCACACATCTAGGCTGAGCCCGGAGGCAAGGAAGTGACAGGGTTTGATACACAGAAGTTTGTTGGTTGGGACACTGAGGGAGGCCACACTTGGCAGGTTCAAGGTTCTCAGAGGTGAGCAGAGCCTGGGGGCTAGCGTGGGTCTGAGGGCCAATGGGTAAAGGGCGGCCACTGCGGGGCCTGGGAGAGGAAGCGACCAGTCACGTGAAAGACTTGCTGAGGTGGGCCTGGGGGCCACACTGAGGGTAAAGcagatgcctttaaaaaaaaaccatttacTGTAGGTTTTTAACGGTCCCAAGGCTATTCCCATGAACTTAGAAACAAACTGGTAACAAAAACTCAGTCCCTAAATATATGTACCTTGAAGGGGAAATCGTCTTTGTTACAGAGACACAGGTGTAATTGAGTTGTGAACAAAGATGTGGCAGAGGTAGATCTGCCGGGGGAGCTGGGGCTTCTTGACGTTTTTTTAGGGGAAGAAGGCCGTGTCCTTCCATCCAACACATCCGGCATGAAGACCCCTCCTTGCCTCTGCAGACCCCCTCTAGGTACAAGCAGGACAGGAAGCAATGGGCTCTCAACCTTTCTAGAACCACCATTTGTCATTTCCCCAACCTGGTTCCAGTCTAATTCTGCAATTTCAGCTaatctggtttcctttttttccaggaCATTTTGTGTTTATACCAGGTAgggaggaataaaaaaagaaatttagttaGAAAGGTTTAAAAACCTTAATATCAATTCTTTTCTCAAGTTGAGcttaagggaaagagaaaaaccactATCTTCTACAACCCAAATTCCAGAACTGAACGCCACCTAGGAAACCCTCCTGTCCACTCTCCCTTACAGGCAGGGCAGCTCTTGTATCTTCCCAGAAAGATGGAAATCTTTCTCCTAGTAAAGCGGCATGACGACGGGTAACGGAACTTCTTGTTCACAACCTTTCTCCAGCACCTAGCATGGTGATGGTACACAcgccctcagtaaatgtttgcccTATAAGTGAAGGAATGGAATCGGTGACGGGGATTTCACAGCCTACATGGTTTGGTGTAACAACTGCTACTGCCCAGAGCTTCCTTGTGTCTAACTTAGTTGATTCTGGATGGAGATGGCCTCCCAAGGAGACCACTGGGAATCATCTGGCACCTTAGCCAAAGCTGCCGCTCCAAGTGTTGGTTGACAGACTGGATGCAGAGTTAGCAAAGAGCAGTGGAGAGGTGTGTGCACTGGTCAAGCACACAGGACTAGGTTCACCCAAAGGTGTGCTCTTTGAagcaagtgatttttttccccctaaaggtCTTGGACCACTTccagcctggggcaggaggtgggtggggtggggaagtgaGATATGGGTTTGTCAAGTTCGGGTTTTTAACACATGTGAAAAGACagactcaggaaaagaatgggaCTCTACTTTATTAGGCAATTTGGAGCATCCACCCTGTAAGAACCAAGGTGCCTTCTGAGTGCAGGCCCTATGTGTAGGAGAGAAAAGCCTATttactctcctcttccctcctaaCAAACCCCTTCACCTGCTATCATCCTGTCTTTACTGTTTCACAGCTCAAGGACCCAAGAACAAAGCCCTGGTAGCATCCCAAGATCAAGGGCGACATCTGTAGCACAACTCTTGATTCAAGCCCAAATCTCTCCAGGGTACAGGTGATGTGTCCTCAAAATCAACACTTCCTTAAAAATAACGTTCTTTGTATACAAAAGCTACCAGACAGAATTCTAGATCTGTATATGTAAGATAAAAACGACAAGTGCACAGAGTGATGATTACGGGGCCATGTATCTGGTGGGTAAAGACACAAGGTGACCCTGCAGAGTGCAGGATGGTTTCACCCTGAACAAGACAGAAATACCATCCACCGGGGGAGGCAGCTGGCGGCTCTGACTTCACCTCACACTCAAAAACTGAAACCCTGCAAGAATAAATGTGTCCCCGCCGACCCACAGCCGACTTACCCCAGGACAGTAAGCAGAGACAAGAGCAAACACATACATCTCCTCCGTTTATGGCTTCCCTGGCAGGCCCTGGGCAACTCCTATCAATGGAAAGGTACTGGGACACTGGTTCTGGGCCAGACTCCCTCGTGTTTTGGTGTTCCTGACAACTTCTAGAACGAGAAAAGGGCTTTAGCTTCATGCGGATGACTCAGAATTGGAGAAGCCCCACCACCTTGACCCGAAATCAAACCCCAGGACACAAAGGCAGGAAGGGCCAGTTCTGCCATGGCAGGGGCCCTGGGATGCTAGCAGCTCGAGTGAAGGCACCTTAGCCCAACAACTGGCAGCAGAACGACCAGCCAACACCAACAGGTTCCTGGTATTTCTCTAAAATGCGGGCCATGCTGTCTTCCGTTCCACACAGAGAAATATCCCCCCTGTTCTACCAAAGAGGAAACTGGGGGCACAGAGGATCAAGAGAGGAGGAGCCAATCAAGTCGAGAAACGTGACAGAAAAAGCCCCAGCTTTCCGACCTTCCATTCCTATGCTCTGTTCTCGGGGTTTGACTGACCACTAAGATGATGGGATCCTAGAAATGAGGGTGAGAAGGGGTAAGATTCTGGCAAAGATCCCCAACAAGCCTTTAGGAAGAATGGCTCTTCTACAGACACATCCCTCTCTGGGGGCAGAGTGGCAAGTGCCCTCCTGGGCCAGTCCCTCAccttccctctctgccccttCAGTAAAGTTTCTCCTTCATGTGAGTTCTCTGATGTGTGATAAAATTGGAGCTGTTGCTGAAGCCTTTGCCGCACTCGGGGCATTTGTAGGGCTTCTCTCCGGTGTGGATTCGCTGGTGTATGATGAGGACTGAATTCCAGCTAAAGCCTTTCCCGCACTCGGGACACCTGTATGGCTTGTCTCCCAGGTGGGCTCTCTGATGCATGACCAGGATGGAGCCCCGGCTGAAGCTCTTGCCGCACATGAGGCATTTGTAGGGCTTCTCACCCGTGTGGGTCCTCTGGTGCACCACCAGCTGGGAGCGCTGGCTGAAGCCTTTCCCACACTCACTGCATTTGTAGGGCTTCTCACCCGTGTGGATCCTCTGGTGCTTGATGAGGTTGGAGCTCCAGCTGAAGCTCTCCCCACATGTCAGGCACTCGTAGGGCTTCTCACCCGTGTGCATCCCCTGGTGTGCAATCAGGCTGGAGCTCTGGCTGAAGCTCTTCCCACACTCCCCGCACTTGTAGGGCTTCTCCACCAGGTGGGTCCTCCGGTGCGTGGCCAGGTTGGAGCTGCGGCTGAAGCTCTTCCCGCACTCGCTGCACTGATAAGGTTTTTCTCCCGTGTGAGTTCTCCGGTGGGTGATGAGGGCCGAGCTCTGGCTGAACCTCTGTCCACAGTCAGGGCACTTGTACggcttctctcctgtgtggaTTCTCTGGTGCCTGATGAGGTTGGAGTTGTAACTAAAGCTTTCACCACATTCTTTACATTCGTAGGGCTTTTCTCCCGTGTGGATACCCTGATGCGTGTTCAGGCTGGACCGGTTGCCGAAGCTCTTGCCACACTCGGGGCACGAGTATGGTTTCTCCCCTGTGTGAGTCCGCTGATGGGCGATGAGGTTGGGGCTCCTGCTGAAACTCTTGCCGCACTCGGCGCACTGGAAGGGTTTCTCTCCCGTGTGAATCCTCTGGTGGGTTATGAGGTTTGCACTCCGGCTGAAGCTTTTCCCACAGTCCCTGCACTTATAAGGTTTTTCCCCGGTGTGAGTAGTTTGGTGTCTACTGAAGTTGGAACCATCACTAAAGCTTTTTCCGCACTCGTCGCATTTGTAGTATTTCTCTCCTGTGTGGGTCCGCTCGTGCGTGATGAGGTGGGATTTCCGGCTGAAGGTTTTCCCACACTGGGGACATTCATAGGGCTTCTCACCCAGGTAGGTGCCCTGAAGGCCTATGAGCTGTCCAACTTCCCTGCCCTGGGGTGGCACCTCCCCATGGTCCTCCCCTGGGGTGTTTCCCCGGGGCCCCCGGGAGCTGCAGTCTCTCTCCAAGTCACTTTCCCAGTCAGATTGTGGAATGCCTTCCCCTTCAGGCATTTCGGAGAACATTTCATGTGATTCAACATCCTCAAATATGTCTTGGTTAGAGTTCTCCCCATTTTCACTCTGGATCTCAAAATctgaaacaatgaagaaaattgtACAATTTGTACTCAATTTCCTGTAAcgatgagaaaagaaaaccaaaggggagatttaaaatgaattaaacttCGAGTGAAAATAAAAAGGCTAGAGAACcctcaaaacttaaaataaaaaaacaggttTATTTCCTTCTAACTGGTTATCCAGTTGCCAGGTCTCATATCTTTATGGTGATCACCCAGAATTTCTAAGTCTTAAAGATGTGGGTTCCAGGTCTCTACCTGTTTCTCAACTGGGAAATGAGATCAGGTGGGAATTTTCAAATTCCTGATCAAAGGAAAGCAACAGGGTACACAGTCCCTGATACTCACCATGGTGCTCGATGCTTAGTAGGTGCTCTATtaaatttgatgaatgaatgaatgagtttcttATTGGTACCACAGATATTCCCCTAAAGCTCAGTCTCCTTTCAAATGGAGCTTATATAATAATTCTGTGCATTAAAATGTCTGATGCTTATAATATTTTTAGTTGGCATTTAAGTAAGACACAGACAAGATGACAGGGCACCAGCAACAAGGACTCTAGGTGTGTATACACATGACTGGAAACAAGTAAGTGGGCAGTTAAAAGAGCCCTcaaatttggggacttccctggcggtccagtggttaggactccgcacttccactataggggcacgggtttgatccctggtcagggaagtaagatcttACATgctacacagccaaaaaaaaaaaaaaaagagccctcaAATCTACCTGCAGTGAGAGTCTACAGATAGATCTCCCATCGGTAATACAAAATATCTACCTTCCAGAAACTTGCCAAACTACTGCCCAATACTTAGCAAACGTTTGGGTGAAACAAATCATGAGGGAGGACTGCTGGAAGAACATGCATTCCCTTCCTTAAATGAGAGACTCTAAAGTCTATCCCAGGATTAAGCCAGCAGAGCTGTGGGCCTGGATCACACTGCTCTGACACCGGCAGAACTGTGTTCACTGAACTGCGTGTTGGTTTAATGGCTCTGGCTGACACTAATGAACACTCTAAGAAGGGTCACTAGAAATTAatcacggacttccctggtggtccagtgcttaagagtctgtgctgccactgcagggggcacgggtttgatccctggtcggggaactaagctcccgcataccgcgcagcacagccaaaaagtaaaaaattaaaaagaaatgaacttctatcaactaacacgacattgttaatcaatataaaaaaaagtaaaaaaaaaaaaaaaaaaagaaagaaagaaatcaatggCTGTGTCagctacaaattggcacttgccatctacctctacaaggactAAATCAcatgctgctgcagctgctgactttcaactccccctgaaaggagttcagggtggagagcagaaatgaggccctccgtgctctgggaaaaactggcagaacaggtcttcagatagccACATATTTTCAGGAGAccattttatgagcccaattcttgcatctcctcgtatCTGGAAAAGCACTCaattccttcatggtgacgtctgctcctcgggactagcagtaaccttcacgagactagcagaaaccttctgcaaaaaaatatgtgcttgattgcatatactcccccttcaccaaaatcacatatatactgacctcccccaTTAcgtctttggagcagtttctcagagctacctgagatgctgtctcccgaGCTATAGTTCTCATTTtctcccaaataaaacttaacccTCAACTCTCAcactgtgcatttttttaagtcagcaGCTGTCAGGAACATTAATGCTGCCAGGAAGTTGTTGACGACATTGTTTATACCACACAATATCCTCTTGATCGGCCAGAGGAGGAAATTTCTCTCTGATGGAAATATCAAAAGGAGCTGCTCTTCTGAGTGATCTGTGTCTGCCTCAAGCCCCAGACTGTGGCTCCTTCTCTGCCTTGCCTGCTTAGAAGCTTGGAGCCAAAAGCTCAGAGCAGGAATACTGGATGTTTTTACAGCATGCAAtttgtgttctttcatttcattttttccttcccaatattttcttctttactatAATTTCTTTGTGCTCTATTTCTGTAAGGTATCTtcaaccctttaaaaaaattctatagaGTATACAGAAGTCAGTCAATGCTTTTATTGATAAAGGTGATAGCCTGATTATTACTAAGACCTAACATCATACCTTAGACCTCATAAGAAAGTAGTTCCATTCATAGCAAGGAAGACAATTAGCAAAATAATTACACAAAGACCTAGTGACATTTCCATTGTTAATGTTGATAAACTGTTTAAGGTTAGATGCTCAATTCAGTGATTATTAGTCTCTATAAGTTAATGTATATTTCCGTATATGCACATGATACAATGTGGCCTGCATCTCTCAGGTTGAACCTAGGTTCCACTCATGTCTTTAGTCAAAATAAGATCTACTTAAACTTGCAATTAAGCACATAATTACATTTCATGCTCACACTGACATATATGCTGCTGGTAATCTGTGGACTCCTATAATTGCCCTctggcccccctcccccagatctCCAGGGGATGGATACAGGAATGAGGGGCACCATGCAAGCTCCCGCCTGGCGAGGGCCAGGAATTCTGTGCTTCCTCAACGTCCTGCAAGACTGCTCTTTTGCAAGTTTCTATCACAGAGCTCTGCTATTATCTCTTCTATAAGAACCTCCATGCTGAGGCCCTGATTCATTTTCTTCAAGCTAACATGACCCAAAACCCTTTTGTGATGACCTTAGTAGTTGTTCTCTTCCGAATAAGGACAGTAGTTAATAAGgtttttcattgccctaaaatcAGAACTGGTATGTTCCAGGCTGAGCTCAGAAGcaacagggaaaacaaaaactcaaGACTTCGTTTTCAGTGAGATAAGGAGGGAGATTAATTTGCAGACAACAAAATACATGTAAGGGCTTCCAAAAACAGCAGAGACCGGGCAGAAGCCAAGGAGGGAAAAAGTGAAGAGAACAAGCATGGAAAGTCGGAGGGGGGTGCTCTTGGGGGCAGTGTCTCAAAAAGCTCAGGCAGAAAATCACTTCCTGAGGGTCAGGGACTCACCCTCCAGTGCATCGGTACACTTGGGAACTAGGGTGAGCAGGGCTGGCTTCCTTGGTTCGGAGAAGCAAGGGAGGTGAGGCTACAATTATATAGAATCACACAGATGAGCTGGGTGTGCAGGaagctttctgtttctgtaaagcAGCGGAGAGAGCCTTGACTCTCCCAAGTGAATCACGGGAAT is a window encoding:
- the ZSCAN2 gene encoding zinc finger and SCAN domain-containing protein 2 codes for the protein MMASEVPRVTTPLSPLVHVPQEEDDQEEEVATMILEDDSWVQEAVLQEDGPESEPFPQSAGKGSPHEEVAGGPQGALGRLRELCRRWLRPEVHTKEQMLTVLPREIQAWLQEHRPESSEEAVALVEDLTQTLRDSDFEIQSENGENSNQDIFEDVESHEMFSEMPEGEGIPQSDWESDLERDCSSRGPRGNTPGEDHGEVPPQGREVGQLIGLQGTYLGEKPYECPQCGKTFSRKSHLITHERTHTGEKYYKCDECGKSFSDGSNFSRHQTTHTGEKPYKCRDCGKSFSRSANLITHQRIHTGEKPFQCAECGKSFSRSPNLIAHQRTHTGEKPYSCPECGKSFGNRSSLNTHQGIHTGEKPYECKECGESFSYNSNLIRHQRIHTGEKPYKCPDCGQRFSQSSALITHRRTHTGEKPYQCSECGKSFSRSSNLATHRRTHLVEKPYKCGECGKSFSQSSSLIAHQGMHTGEKPYECLTCGESFSWSSNLIKHQRIHTGEKPYKCSECGKGFSQRSQLVVHQRTHTGEKPYKCLMCGKSFSRGSILVMHQRAHLGDKPYRCPECGKGFSWNSVLIIHQRIHTGEKPYKCPECGKGFSNSSNFITHQRTHMKEKLY